One segment of Agromyces albus DNA contains the following:
- a CDS encoding MarR family winged helix-turn-helix transcriptional regulator, with protein sequence MPLSWYDVLLELRDAGGRLTMGQLSERVVLSRTRVSRLVDELVDAGFVAREPNPDDRRSAFAVLTADGRRRFLAAARVYLPAIDREFAKVDAGRLADVADGLEALLEIVTDDPSSGSRRR encoded by the coding sequence ATGCCGCTGAGCTGGTACGACGTGCTGCTCGAACTGCGCGACGCAGGTGGCCGACTCACCATGGGGCAGCTCTCCGAGCGGGTGGTGCTCAGTCGCACGCGCGTGAGCCGGCTCGTCGATGAGCTCGTCGACGCGGGCTTCGTGGCCCGAGAGCCGAATCCCGACGACCGCCGCTCGGCATTCGCCGTGTTGACGGCCGACGGGCGGCGCAGGTTCCTCGCCGCTGCTCGGGTCTACCTGCCGGCCATCGATCGGGAGTTCGCGAAGGTCGATGCCGGGCGCCTCGCCGACGTCGCCGATGGGCTCGAGGCGTTGCTCGAAATCGTGACGGACGACCCGTCCTCCGGCAGCCGTCGGCGCTGA